From a single Kryptolebias marmoratus isolate JLee-2015 linkage group LG17, ASM164957v2, whole genome shotgun sequence genomic region:
- the LOC108245978 gene encoding dual specificity phosphatase DUPD1-like, with translation MPRGLSHLASPGVRASRYETPSASELHRLMWTKKGTSNHLDEVYPRIYIGDMYAAKDKRTLQSHHITHVLNAADGKFNVNTGPGFYRDTGIAYHGVEAFDMPSFDLSSFFYPAANFIKNALNLPTGKVFVHCAMGLSRSSTLVLAYLMIHEHMTLADAITAVSANRNVSPNEGFLEQLRNLDKKLHCY, from the exons ATGCCCAGAGGTCTCAGCCACCTGGCAAGCCCCGGGGTGCGAGCAAGCAGGTACGAGACCCCCTCGGCTTCAGAGCTACACAGACTGATGTGGACAAAGAAAGGGACCAGCAACCATCTGGATGAAGTTTATCCCAGGATCTACATTGGAGACAT GTACGCAGCCAAAGACAAACGGACACTCCAGTCTCACCACATCACCCATGTGCTCAACGCCGCCGACGGCAAATTCAACGTGAACACGGGGCCCGGCTTCTACAGAGACACCGGCATCGCTTATCATGGAGTGGAGGCGTTTGACATGCCGTCGTTTGACTTGAGCTCCTTTTTCTACCCAGCGGCCAACTTCATAAAGAACGCTTTGAACTTGCCAACAG GTAAGGTGTTTGTCCACTGTGCAATGGGGCTCAGCCGTTCGTCCACTCTGGTCCTGGCCTACCTGATGATCCATGAACACATGACGCTGGCGGACGCCATCACAGCAGTCAGCGCCAACAGGAACGTTTCACCTAACGAGGGATTTCTGGAGCAGCTCAGAAATCTGGACAAAAAGCTGCACTGCTATTAA
- the LOC108247147 gene encoding dual specificity phosphatase DUPD1 isoform X1 — protein MRSEEESTDQTPPTCDLLSLLLKNRRPTGAVNEVWPNLFVGDAATAQDKTLIKNLEITHVVNAADGPRHIDTGPHFYEDTNIQYRGIEAPDCRDFDLSPFFMETADFIHEALRQKGKVLVHCARGISRSATLVLAFLMIKESLPLVEAVEVVRRSRNILPNVRFLNQLCHLDSTLASQRKST, from the exons ATGAGGTCAGAGGAGGAGTCAACGGATCAGACACCACCCACCTGCGATCTGCTCAGCCTTCTGCTGAAAAACAGGCGCCCCACCGGAGCTGTCAATGAGGTTTGGCCCAACCTCTTCGTCGGGGATGC GGCCACAGCTCAGGATAAAACGCTGATAAAGAATCTGGAAATAACACATGTAGTGAACGCTGCAGATGGCCCACGGCACATTGACACTGGGCCGCATTTCTACGAAGACACCAACATACAGTATCGTGGAATCGAAGCACCAGACTGCAGGGATTTCGACTTGAGCCCATTCTTCATGGAGACAGCAGATTTCATTCACGAAGCTCTGCGTCAGAAAG GTAAGGTTCTCGTCCACTGTGCTCGAGGAATCAGCCGCTCTGCCACTCTTGTGCTGGCCTTCCTCATGATCAAAGAAAGCCTCCCGCTCGTGGAGGCGGTGGAGGTTGTTCGCAGGAGCAGAAACATCCTCCCAAACGTCAGGTTTCTCAACCAGCTCTGTCACCTGGACTCCACTTTGGCCTCGCAAAGAAAAAGCACATAA
- the LOC108247147 gene encoding dual specificity phosphatase DUPD1 isoform X2, protein MRSEEESTDQTPPTCDLLSLLLKNRRPTGAVNEVWPNLFVGDAATAQDKTLIKNLEITHVVNAADGPRHIDTGPHFYEDTNIQYRGIEAPDCRDFDLSPFFMETADFIHEALRQKGNTRVKRRLSYQSADIPALRPSRADQNLYTSQTDIFDPGGGLPSLGGVQLLPMVITG, encoded by the exons ATGAGGTCAGAGGAGGAGTCAACGGATCAGACACCACCCACCTGCGATCTGCTCAGCCTTCTGCTGAAAAACAGGCGCCCCACCGGAGCTGTCAATGAGGTTTGGCCCAACCTCTTCGTCGGGGATGC GGCCACAGCTCAGGATAAAACGCTGATAAAGAATCTGGAAATAACACATGTAGTGAACGCTGCAGATGGCCCACGGCACATTGACACTGGGCCGCATTTCTACGAAGACACCAACATACAGTATCGTGGAATCGAAGCACCAGACTGCAGGGATTTCGACTTGAGCCCATTCTTCATGGAGACAGCAGATTTCATTCACGAAGCTCTGCGTCAGAAAG GTAATACAAGAGTAAAGAGGCGGCTGTCCTACCAGTCAGCAGATATCCCAGCTCTTAGGCCATCCAGGGCAGATCAGAATCTCTACACATCACAAACAGACATCTTCGATCCTGGTGGAGGCTTGCCTTCCCTGGGTGGAGTTCAGCTTCTACCAATGGTCATCACAGGGTGA
- the dusp29 gene encoding dual specificity phosphatase DUPD1 produces the protein MASPNSRAGSQINVRKAEEESSLDYVTPGGYELDKILNRGSVAYTHVNEVWPGVYIGDEDTARDRFTLGRLGVTHILNAAEGTWNNVDTGPGYYRDMDVVYYGVVAEDVPTFDLSQYFYPAAKFIRDTLSNPDNKLLVHCVMGRSRSATLFLAYLMIHEHMTVVDAVEHVKRHRRIIPNWGFLKQLRELDQQLLEGKKS, from the exons ATGGCGTCTCCCAATTCAAGGGCTGGATCACAGATAAACGTTAggaaagcagaagaagagtcCAGTCTGGATTATGTCACACCTGGGGGATACGAGCTGGACAAAATCCTCAACCGTGGAAGTGTGGCTTACACTCATGTTAACGAGGTCTGGCCTGGAGTCTACATCGGAGAcga GGACACTGCAAGGGACAGGTTTACCCTGGGGAGGTTGGGGGTCACGCACATCCTGAACGCTGCAGAGGGGACGTGGAACAACGTGGACACGGGACCTGGTTACTACAGGGACATGGACGTGGTTTACTACGGTGTGGTCGCAGAGGACGTCCCAACATTCGACCTGAGCCAGTATTTCTACCCTGCGGCCAAATTCATCCGGGACACGCTGAGCAATCCTGACA ATAAGCTGCTGGTTCACTGTGTGATGGGACGGAGCAGGTCGGCCACTCTCTTCCTCGCCTACCTAATGATCCACGAGCACATGACGGTGGTGGACGCCGTCGAGCACGTGAAGAGGCACAGGCGGATCATCCCCAACTGGGGCTTCCTGAAGCAGCTGAGGGAACtggatcagcagctcctggaggGAAAGAAAAGCTGA